One Buteo buteo chromosome 5, bButBut1.hap1.1, whole genome shotgun sequence DNA window includes the following coding sequences:
- the DISP3 gene encoding protein dispatched homolog 3 isoform X1, translating to MPLTQPPAWRQTQALDMDTEDDPLLQDAWLDEEDEEVAFSSRKRREGALLCGKSPCKVRPLRVTLPVSGFWNIVGWVFTNPYCAGFILFLGCAIPAVLAVVMFLHYPALDIDISYNAFEIRNHESSQRFDALALALKSQFGSWGRNRRDLADFTSETLQRLIFEQLQQLHLNASHLGVSTRVKRSIPEGRTSSPKPRVHLNPGNRSSRTGRGAPRWDYSSTYISANTQTHAHWRIELIFLARGDSENNIFTTERLVTIHEVERKIMDHPRFREFCWKPHEVLKDLPLGSYSYCSPPSSLMTYFFPTERGGKIYYDGMGQDLADIQGSLELAMTHPEFYWYVDEGLSAENMKSSLLRSEILFGAPLPNYYSVEDRWEEQRRKFQNFVITYVAMLAKQSTSKVQVLYGGTDLFDYEVRRTFNNDMLLAFISSSCIAVLVYILTSCSVFLSFFGIASIGLSCLVALFLYHVVFGIQYLGILNGVAAFVIVGIGVDDVFVFINTYRQATHLKDLRLRMIHTIQTAGKATFFTSLTTAAAYAANIFSQIPAVHDFGLFMSLIVSCCWVAVLFTMPAALGIWTLYVSPLESSCQTSCSQKCTKKSALHLAEDLFIASEATSRAGRETLPYLDDDIPLLSVEEEPGSLEMGDVPLVSVMPENLQLPAEKSNRGQLITHLQELLEHWVLWSAVKSRWVIVGLFLLVLLLSIFFASRLHPASRAPVLFRPDTNIQVLLDLKYNLSAEGISCITCSGLFQEKPHSLQNNIRTSLEKKKRGSGSPWGSKGSISDTGQQDLQGTVYISKSRSKGRPAIYRFSLNASVPAPWQTVSPGDGEVPSFQVYRVPFGNFTRKLTACVSTVGLLKQTSPRKWMMTTLSCDTKRGWKFDFSFYVAAKEQQRTRKLYFAQSHKPPYHGRVCVAPPGCLLSSSPDGPTKGILYVPSEKAAPKAKLSATSGFNPCMNTGCGKPAVRPLVDTGAMVFVVFGIRGVNRTRRPDNHVIGDMGSVIYDDSFDLFKEIGNLCRLCKAIASNTELVKPGGAQCLPSGYSISSFLQMLHPECKNIPEPNLLPGQLSHGAVGVKDGKVQWISMAFESTTYKGKSSFQTYADYLKWETFLQQQLQLFPEGSALRHGFQTCEHWKQIFMEIIGVQSALYGLVLSLVICVAAVAVFTTHILLLLPVLLSILGVVCLVVTIMYWSGWEMGAVEAISLSILVGSSVDYCVHLVEGYLLAGENLPLHQAEDPTACRQWRTIEAVRHVGVAIVSSAVTTVIATVPLFFCIIAPFAKFGKIVALNTGVSILYTLTVSTALLSIMGPGTFIRSRTSCLKAVVGVLLAGLLGLCICLALLKSGFKIPLPNGTAL from the exons GCACTGGACATGGACACAGAGGATGACCCCTTGTTACAGGATGCCTGGCTagatgaggaagatgaagaggTAGCCTTCAGCTCCCGGAAGAGACGAGAGGGTGCTCTGTTGTGTGGGAAAAGCCCATGCAAAGTCAGGCCCCTGCGTGTCACACTGCCAGTGTCTGGCTTCTGGAATATTGTTGGCTGGGTATTTACCAACCCGTACTGCGCTGGCTTCATCCTTTTCCTGGGCTGTGCCATCCCTGCTGTTCTTGCTGTTGTCATGTTCCTCCACTACCCAGCCCTGGATATTGACATCTCCTACAATGCTTTCGAGATACGCAACCATGAGTCCTCTCAGCGCTTTGATGCACTTGCCTTGGCCCTCAAGTCCCAGTTTGGGTCATGGGGGAGGAACCGCCGAGACCTGGCTGACTTTACCTCTGAAACCCTGCAGAGGCTCATCTTtgagcagctccagcagcttcaCCTCAATGCTTCCCATCTTGGGGTCAGCACGCGGGTCAAGCGCAGCATCCCAGAGGGCAGGACGAGCTCCCCCAAGCCCCGTGTCCACCTGAACCCAGGAAACCGGAGTTCCCGAACTGGGAGGGGTGCCCCACGCTGGGACTACTCCAGCACTTACATCAGCGCcaacacacagacacatgccCACTGGCGCATCGAGCTCATTTTTCTGGCTCGGGGGGACTCTGAAAACAACATCTTTACCACTGAGCGCCTGGTTACCATCCATGAGGTTGAGCGCAAGATCATGGACCACCCTCGCTTCCGGGAGTTCTGCTGGAAGCCCCATGAGGTCTTGAAGGACCTGCCCCTGGGCTCTTATTCCTactgctcccctcccagctccctcatGACCTACTTCTTCCCCActgagagaggagggaagatTTACTATGATGGCATGGGACAAGACCTTGCTGACATCCAAG GGTCTCTGGAGCTGGCCATGACCCACCCTGAATTCTACTGGTATGTGGATGAGGGCTTGTCTGCTGAGAACATGAAGAGCTCCCTGCTGCGGAGTGAAATCCTCTTTGGGGCACCACTGCCAAACTACTACTCAGTAGAGGACCGCTGGGAGGAGCAGCGCCGCAAGTTCCAGAACTTTGTCATCACCTATGTGGCCATGCTGGCCAAGCAGTCCACAAG CAAAGTCCAGGTGCTGTACGGAGGGACGGATTTGTTTGACTATGAAGTGAGGAGGACTTTCAACAATGACATGTTGCTGGCCTTCATCAGCAGTAGCTGCATAGCTGTCTTGGTCTACATCCTTACCTCCTGCTCAG TGTTCCTGTCATTCTTTGGCATTGCCAGTATTGGACTAAGCTGCCTGGTGGCTCTGTTCCTGTACCATGTCGTATTTGGGATCCAGTACCTGGGTATACTCAATGGTGTGGCTGCCTTTGTCATTGTGGGGATTG GGGTTGATGATGTCTTTGTTTTCATCAACACCTACCGCCAAGCCACACACCTCAAGGACCTGCGACTGCGCATGATCCACACTATCCAGACAGCAGGGAAGGCCACCTTCTTCACTTCCCTGACCACAGCTGCAGCATATGCTGCCAACATCTTCTCTCAG ATCCCAGCTGTGCATGACTTTGGACTCTTCATGTCGCTGATTGTGTCCTGCTGCTGGGTAGCTGTGCTCTTCACAATGCCAGCTGCTCTTGGAATATGGACCCTTTATGTGTCCCCACTAGAGAGCTCCTGTCAAACCAG CTGTAGTCAGAAGTGCACCAAAAAGAGTGCCTTGCACCTGGCTGAAGATCTCTTCATTGCCTCGGAGGCCACCTCCAGAGCAGGCAGAGAGACGCTTCCCTATCTTGATGATGACATCCCACTGCTCAGTGTGGAGGAAGAGCCTG GCTCCCTGGAAATGGGGGATGTCCCCTTGGTATCTGTGATGCCAGAAAatctgcagctccctgcagagaAGAGTAACCGGGGTCAATTGATAACTCATCTGCAGGAACTGCTGGAACACTGGGTGCTGTGGTCTGCAGTGAAGAGCAGATGGGTGATTGTGG GGctctttctccttgttttgCTCCTGTCCATATTCTTTGCTAGCCGCCTCCATCCAGCTAGCCGTGCTCCAGTCTTGTTCCGGCCAGACACTAACATCCAGGTGCTGCTAGACCTGAAATACAACCTGAGTGCTGAAGGCATCTCCTGTATTACCTGCTCAG GTTTGTTTCAGGAAAAGCCCCACAGTTTGCAGAACAACATCCGAAcctccttggaaaaaaagaagaggggcTCAGGGTCACCTTGGGGAAGCAAAGGGAGCATAAGTGATACAGGGCAGCAAG atctCCAGGGGACTGTGTATATCTCCAAGTCCAGAAGCAAGGGAAGACCAGCCATCTACAGATTCTCACTGAATGCCAGTGTCCCTGCCCCCTGGCAGACGGTGTCACCGGGAGACGGGGAGGTGCCTTCATTCCAG GTGTATAGAGTGCCTTTCGGTAACTTCACCAGGAAGCTGACAGCTTGTGTGTCCACAGTAGGGCTGCTTAAGCAGACGAGCCCCAGGAAGTGGATGATGACCACCTTGTCCTGTGACACCAAGAGAGGCTGGAAGTTCGACTTCAGTTTCTACGTGGCCGCCAAGGAGCAACAGCGAACACG GAAACTGTATTTTGCCCAGTCGCATAAGCCCCCTTACCATGGCCGAGTGTGTGtagcacctcctggctgtcttctCAGCTCTAGCCCAGATGGACCCACCAAAGGCATCCTCTATGTTCCCAGTGAGAAAG CAGCACCCAAAGCAAAACTGTCAGCCACTTCTGGATTTAATCCTTGCATGAACACGGGCTGTGGGAAGCCAGCAGTGCGACCACTGGTAGACACAGGAGCCATGGTGTTTGTAGTGTTTGGTATCAGAGGTGTTAATCGCACGAGACGCCCGGACAACCACGTCATCGGAGACATG GGCAGCGTTATCTATGATGACAGCTTCGACCTCTTCAAAGAGATTGGCAACCTGTGCCGCCTCTGCAAAGCCATAGCCAGCAACACCGAGCTAGTGAAGCCAGGAGGGGCTCAGTGCCTGCCCTCTG gttACAGCATCTCCTCCTTTCTGCAGATGTTGCATCCTGAGTGCAAGAACATCCCTGAGCCAAACCTGCTGCCCGGACAGCTCTCTCATGGGGCAGTGGGGGTGAAGGATGGGAAGGTGCAGTGGATCTCCATGGCATTTGAATCG ACAACCTACAAAGGGAAATCTTCCTTCCAGACATATGCTGACTACCTGAAATGGGAGACATTCCTGCAGCAGCAACTCCAGCTCTTCCCAGAGGGCTCTGCTCTCCGGCACGGTTTCCAGACCTGTGAGCACTGGAAGCAGATCTTCATGGAGATTATAG gagtGCAGAGTGCCCTGTATGGTCTCGTCCTCTCGCTGGTTATTTGTGTGGCTGCAGTGGCGGTGTTTACCACTcacatcctcctcctgctgccagtgctgctcAGCATTTTAG GGGTGGTCTGCTTGGTGGTGACAATCATGTACTGGTCTGGCTGGGAAATGGGAGCTGTGGAAGCCATTTCCCTCTCCATCCTCGTTGGCTCTTCTGTTGATTACTGCGTGCACTTGGTGGAGGGCTACCTGCTGGCAGGGGAAAACCTGCCACTACACCAGGCAGAG GACCCCACAGCGTGCCGCCAGTGGAGGACGATTGAAGCAGTCCGTCACGTGGGTGTGGCAATTGTCTCGAGCGCCGTCACCACAGTGATTGCCACCGTCCCGCTCTTCTTCTGCATCATTGCCCCTTTTGCTAAGTTTGGGAAGATTGTGGCCCTCAACACAGGAGTCTCCATCCTGTACACATTAACTgtgagcacagccctgctgagcaTCATGGGGCCTGGCACCTTCATCCGCAGCAGGACTTCCTGCCTCAAGGCTGTGGTGGGGGTGCTTCTTGCTGGCCTGCTGGGTCTATGCATCTGCCTTGCCCTGCTGAAGAGTGGATTTAAGATCCCTCTCCCTAACGGGACAGCCCTGTAA
- the DISP3 gene encoding protein dispatched homolog 3 isoform X4: MPLTQPPAWRQTQALDMDTEDDPLLQDAWLDEEDEEVAFSSRKRREGALLCGKSPCKVRPLRVTLPVSGFWNIVGWVFTNPYCAGFILFLGCAIPAVLAVVMFLHYPALDIDISYNAFEIRNHESSQRFDALALALKSQFGSWGRNRRDLADFTSETLQRLIFEQLQQLHLNASHLGVSTRVKRSIPEGRTSSPKPRVHLNPGNRSSRTGRGAPRWDYSSTYISANTQTHAHWRIELIFLARGDSENNIFTTERLVTIHEVERKIMDHPRFREFCWKPHEVLKDLPLGSYSYCSPPSSLMTYFFPTERGGKIYYDGMGQDLADIQGSLELAMTHPEFYWYVDEGLSAENMKSSLLRSEILFGAPLPNYYSVEDRWEEQRRKFQNFVITYVAMLAKQSTSKVQVLYGGTDLFDYEVRRTFNNDMLLAFISSSCIAVLVYILTSCSVFLSFFGIASIGLSCLVALFLYHVVFGIQYLGILNGVAAFVIVGIGVDDVFVFINTYRQATHLKDLRLRMIHTIQTAGKATFFTSLTTAAAYAANIFSQIPAVHDFGLFMSLIVSCCWVAVLFTMPAALGIWTLYVSPLESSCQTSCSQKCTKKSALHLAEDLFIASEATSRAGRETLPYLDDDIPLLSVEEEPGSLEMGDVPLVSVMPENLQLPAEKSNRGQLITHLQELLEHWVLWSAVKSRWVIVGLFLLVLLLSIFFASRLHPASRAPVLFRPDTNIQVLLDLKYNLSAEGISCITCSGLFQEKPHSLQNNIRTSLEKKKRGSGSPWGSKGSISDTGQQDLQGTVYISKSRSKGRPAIYRFSLNASVPAPWQTVSPGDGEVPSFQVYRVPFGNFTRKLTACVSTVGLLKQTSPRKWMMTTLSCDTKRGWKFDFSFYVAAKEQQRTRKLYFAQSHKPPYHGRVCVAPPGCLLSSSPDGPTKGILYVPSEKAAPKAKLSATSGFNPCMNTGCGKPAVRPLVDTGAMVFVVFGIRGVNRTRRPDNHVIGDMGSVIYDDSFDLFKEIGNLCRLCKAIASNTELVKPGGAQCLPSGYSISSFLQMLHPECKNIPEPNLLPGQLSHGAVGVKDGKVQWISMAFESTTYKGKSSFQTYADYLKWETFLQQQLQLFPEGSALRHGFQTCEHWKQIFMEIIGVQSALYGLVLSLVICVAAVAVFTTHILLLLPVLLSILGVVCLVVTIMYWSGWEMGAVEAISLSILVGSSVDYCVHLVEGYLLAGENLPLHQAESFLEPQS; encoded by the exons GCACTGGACATGGACACAGAGGATGACCCCTTGTTACAGGATGCCTGGCTagatgaggaagatgaagaggTAGCCTTCAGCTCCCGGAAGAGACGAGAGGGTGCTCTGTTGTGTGGGAAAAGCCCATGCAAAGTCAGGCCCCTGCGTGTCACACTGCCAGTGTCTGGCTTCTGGAATATTGTTGGCTGGGTATTTACCAACCCGTACTGCGCTGGCTTCATCCTTTTCCTGGGCTGTGCCATCCCTGCTGTTCTTGCTGTTGTCATGTTCCTCCACTACCCAGCCCTGGATATTGACATCTCCTACAATGCTTTCGAGATACGCAACCATGAGTCCTCTCAGCGCTTTGATGCACTTGCCTTGGCCCTCAAGTCCCAGTTTGGGTCATGGGGGAGGAACCGCCGAGACCTGGCTGACTTTACCTCTGAAACCCTGCAGAGGCTCATCTTtgagcagctccagcagcttcaCCTCAATGCTTCCCATCTTGGGGTCAGCACGCGGGTCAAGCGCAGCATCCCAGAGGGCAGGACGAGCTCCCCCAAGCCCCGTGTCCACCTGAACCCAGGAAACCGGAGTTCCCGAACTGGGAGGGGTGCCCCACGCTGGGACTACTCCAGCACTTACATCAGCGCcaacacacagacacatgccCACTGGCGCATCGAGCTCATTTTTCTGGCTCGGGGGGACTCTGAAAACAACATCTTTACCACTGAGCGCCTGGTTACCATCCATGAGGTTGAGCGCAAGATCATGGACCACCCTCGCTTCCGGGAGTTCTGCTGGAAGCCCCATGAGGTCTTGAAGGACCTGCCCCTGGGCTCTTATTCCTactgctcccctcccagctccctcatGACCTACTTCTTCCCCActgagagaggagggaagatTTACTATGATGGCATGGGACAAGACCTTGCTGACATCCAAG GGTCTCTGGAGCTGGCCATGACCCACCCTGAATTCTACTGGTATGTGGATGAGGGCTTGTCTGCTGAGAACATGAAGAGCTCCCTGCTGCGGAGTGAAATCCTCTTTGGGGCACCACTGCCAAACTACTACTCAGTAGAGGACCGCTGGGAGGAGCAGCGCCGCAAGTTCCAGAACTTTGTCATCACCTATGTGGCCATGCTGGCCAAGCAGTCCACAAG CAAAGTCCAGGTGCTGTACGGAGGGACGGATTTGTTTGACTATGAAGTGAGGAGGACTTTCAACAATGACATGTTGCTGGCCTTCATCAGCAGTAGCTGCATAGCTGTCTTGGTCTACATCCTTACCTCCTGCTCAG TGTTCCTGTCATTCTTTGGCATTGCCAGTATTGGACTAAGCTGCCTGGTGGCTCTGTTCCTGTACCATGTCGTATTTGGGATCCAGTACCTGGGTATACTCAATGGTGTGGCTGCCTTTGTCATTGTGGGGATTG GGGTTGATGATGTCTTTGTTTTCATCAACACCTACCGCCAAGCCACACACCTCAAGGACCTGCGACTGCGCATGATCCACACTATCCAGACAGCAGGGAAGGCCACCTTCTTCACTTCCCTGACCACAGCTGCAGCATATGCTGCCAACATCTTCTCTCAG ATCCCAGCTGTGCATGACTTTGGACTCTTCATGTCGCTGATTGTGTCCTGCTGCTGGGTAGCTGTGCTCTTCACAATGCCAGCTGCTCTTGGAATATGGACCCTTTATGTGTCCCCACTAGAGAGCTCCTGTCAAACCAG CTGTAGTCAGAAGTGCACCAAAAAGAGTGCCTTGCACCTGGCTGAAGATCTCTTCATTGCCTCGGAGGCCACCTCCAGAGCAGGCAGAGAGACGCTTCCCTATCTTGATGATGACATCCCACTGCTCAGTGTGGAGGAAGAGCCTG GCTCCCTGGAAATGGGGGATGTCCCCTTGGTATCTGTGATGCCAGAAAatctgcagctccctgcagagaAGAGTAACCGGGGTCAATTGATAACTCATCTGCAGGAACTGCTGGAACACTGGGTGCTGTGGTCTGCAGTGAAGAGCAGATGGGTGATTGTGG GGctctttctccttgttttgCTCCTGTCCATATTCTTTGCTAGCCGCCTCCATCCAGCTAGCCGTGCTCCAGTCTTGTTCCGGCCAGACACTAACATCCAGGTGCTGCTAGACCTGAAATACAACCTGAGTGCTGAAGGCATCTCCTGTATTACCTGCTCAG GTTTGTTTCAGGAAAAGCCCCACAGTTTGCAGAACAACATCCGAAcctccttggaaaaaaagaagaggggcTCAGGGTCACCTTGGGGAAGCAAAGGGAGCATAAGTGATACAGGGCAGCAAG atctCCAGGGGACTGTGTATATCTCCAAGTCCAGAAGCAAGGGAAGACCAGCCATCTACAGATTCTCACTGAATGCCAGTGTCCCTGCCCCCTGGCAGACGGTGTCACCGGGAGACGGGGAGGTGCCTTCATTCCAG GTGTATAGAGTGCCTTTCGGTAACTTCACCAGGAAGCTGACAGCTTGTGTGTCCACAGTAGGGCTGCTTAAGCAGACGAGCCCCAGGAAGTGGATGATGACCACCTTGTCCTGTGACACCAAGAGAGGCTGGAAGTTCGACTTCAGTTTCTACGTGGCCGCCAAGGAGCAACAGCGAACACG GAAACTGTATTTTGCCCAGTCGCATAAGCCCCCTTACCATGGCCGAGTGTGTGtagcacctcctggctgtcttctCAGCTCTAGCCCAGATGGACCCACCAAAGGCATCCTCTATGTTCCCAGTGAGAAAG CAGCACCCAAAGCAAAACTGTCAGCCACTTCTGGATTTAATCCTTGCATGAACACGGGCTGTGGGAAGCCAGCAGTGCGACCACTGGTAGACACAGGAGCCATGGTGTTTGTAGTGTTTGGTATCAGAGGTGTTAATCGCACGAGACGCCCGGACAACCACGTCATCGGAGACATG GGCAGCGTTATCTATGATGACAGCTTCGACCTCTTCAAAGAGATTGGCAACCTGTGCCGCCTCTGCAAAGCCATAGCCAGCAACACCGAGCTAGTGAAGCCAGGAGGGGCTCAGTGCCTGCCCTCTG gttACAGCATCTCCTCCTTTCTGCAGATGTTGCATCCTGAGTGCAAGAACATCCCTGAGCCAAACCTGCTGCCCGGACAGCTCTCTCATGGGGCAGTGGGGGTGAAGGATGGGAAGGTGCAGTGGATCTCCATGGCATTTGAATCG ACAACCTACAAAGGGAAATCTTCCTTCCAGACATATGCTGACTACCTGAAATGGGAGACATTCCTGCAGCAGCAACTCCAGCTCTTCCCAGAGGGCTCTGCTCTCCGGCACGGTTTCCAGACCTGTGAGCACTGGAAGCAGATCTTCATGGAGATTATAG gagtGCAGAGTGCCCTGTATGGTCTCGTCCTCTCGCTGGTTATTTGTGTGGCTGCAGTGGCGGTGTTTACCACTcacatcctcctcctgctgccagtgctgctcAGCATTTTAG GGGTGGTCTGCTTGGTGGTGACAATCATGTACTGGTCTGGCTGGGAAATGGGAGCTGTGGAAGCCATTTCCCTCTCCATCCTCGTTGGCTCTTCTGTTGATTACTGCGTGCACTTGGTGGAGGGCTACCTGCTGGCAGGGGAAAACCTGCCACTACACCAGGCAGAG AGCTTTCTGGAACCGCAAAGCTAA